Proteins encoded in a region of the Haloglomus salinum genome:
- the lipA gene encoding lipoyl synthase: MSGARKPDWLKMRPPSGERFTEIKSTLREHDLHTVCEEASCPNLGDCWSGRNGPGTATFMLLGDRCSRGCNFCDVQTGGMEPPDPDEPDNVADAVAEIGLDYVVLTSVDRDDLPDQGAGHFADTIRAIKDRDPSILVEALTPDFQGESDLVREVAEAGADVLAHNVETVERLQWPVRDRRAGYEQSLSVLEQYARESDAYVKTSLMLGVGEYDHEVYRTLGDLREVGTDIVTFGQYLQPSRSHLEVFDYVHPDKFDVWRDVAEEEFAFRYCASGPMVRSSFKAGEFFVEAVAREGKSVEEARAEARARGD; this comes from the coding sequence ATGAGCGGCGCGCGCAAGCCCGACTGGTTGAAGATGCGGCCGCCGTCGGGCGAGCGGTTCACGGAGATAAAATCGACCCTCCGCGAGCACGACCTCCACACCGTCTGCGAGGAGGCGTCCTGCCCGAACCTGGGCGACTGCTGGTCCGGGCGCAACGGCCCCGGCACGGCGACGTTCATGCTGCTAGGGGACCGCTGCTCGCGGGGCTGCAACTTCTGTGACGTCCAGACCGGCGGGATGGAGCCGCCGGACCCGGACGAACCCGACAACGTGGCCGACGCCGTCGCGGAGATCGGCCTGGACTACGTCGTCCTCACCTCGGTCGACCGCGACGACCTGCCCGACCAGGGCGCGGGCCACTTCGCCGACACCATCCGCGCCATCAAGGACCGCGACCCCTCCATCCTCGTCGAGGCGCTCACCCCGGACTTCCAGGGCGAGTCCGACCTCGTCCGGGAGGTAGCCGAGGCCGGCGCGGACGTGCTGGCGCACAACGTCGAGACGGTGGAGCGGCTCCAGTGGCCCGTCCGGGACCGTCGCGCGGGGTACGAGCAGTCGCTCTCGGTGCTCGAGCAGTACGCCCGCGAGTCCGACGCGTACGTGAAGACGAGCCTGATGCTCGGGGTCGGCGAGTACGACCACGAGGTGTACCGCACGCTGGGCGACCTGCGGGAAGTCGGCACGGACATCGTCACGTTCGGGCAGTACCTCCAGCCCTCGCGGTCGCACCTGGAGGTGTTCGACTACGTCCACCCCGACAAGTTCGATGTCTGGCGCGACGTGGCCGAAGAGGAGTTCGCGTTCCGCTACTGTGCCTCGGGCCCGATGGTCCGGTCGTCGTTCAAGGCGGGCGAGTTCTTCGTCGAGGCCGTCGCCCGCGAGGGCAAGAGCGTCGAGGAGGCCCGCGCGGAGGCACGGGCACGCGGGGACTGA
- a CDS encoding 30S ribosomal protein S7 has protein sequence MSTEQPDPDAPADTDDERISAKLFERYSVDDIEYDDPSTRRYITVTPVAHTMGRHANKQFKKSEISVVERLINRLMQTDENTGKKQMATQIVRDAFDTIESRTEENPVQVLVTAVENSGPREETVRLKYGGISVPKAVDVAPQRRVDQALKFIAQGVKQNSYKTKTTAAEALAQQLIGAADYDLQTYAISQKEEKERVAAAAR, from the coding sequence ATGAGCACGGAACAGCCTGACCCCGACGCACCCGCCGACACCGACGACGAGCGCATCTCCGCGAAGCTGTTCGAGCGCTACTCCGTCGACGACATCGAGTACGACGACCCCTCGACACGACGCTACATCACCGTCACACCGGTCGCGCACACGATGGGCCGTCACGCGAACAAGCAGTTCAAGAAGTCCGAGATATCCGTCGTCGAGCGGCTCATCAACCGCCTGATGCAGACCGACGAGAACACGGGCAAAAAGCAGATGGCGACCCAGATCGTCCGCGACGCGTTCGACACCATCGAGAGCCGCACCGAGGAGAACCCGGTGCAGGTGCTCGTCACGGCCGTCGAGAACAGCGGTCCCCGCGAGGAGACCGTCCGCCTGAAGTACGGTGGCATCTCCGTCCCGAAGGCCGTCGACGTGGCCCCGCAGCGCCGCGTCGACCAGGCCCTGAAGTTCATCGCCCAGGGCGTCAAGCAGAACTCCTACAAGACGAAGACCACGGCCGCCGAAGCCCTCGCCCAGCAGCTCATCGGCGCCGCCGACTACGACCTGCAGACGTACGCCATCTCCCAGAAGGAAGAGAAGGAGCGCGTCGCCGCTGCAGCTCGGTAA
- a CDS encoding 30S ribosomal protein S12, with amino-acid sequence MANGKYAARKLKKDRQKHRWSDSDYARRARGLGKKSDPLEGAPQGRGIVLEKVGIEAKQPNSAIRKCVRVQLIKNGKQVTAFCPGDGAISFIDEHDEVTIAGIGGAKGRAMGDLSGVNYKVEKVNGVSLIELVRGNAEKPVR; translated from the coding sequence ATGGCGAACGGCAAGTACGCCGCGCGTAAGCTGAAGAAGGACCGCCAGAAGCACCGGTGGTCCGACTCGGATTACGCACGGCGGGCACGCGGGCTGGGCAAGAAGTCCGACCCGCTCGAAGGCGCCCCGCAGGGTCGTGGTATCGTACTGGAGAAGGTGGGCATCGAGGCGAAGCAGCCCAACTCGGCCATCCGGAAGTGTGTCCGGGTCCAGCTCATCAAGAACGGGAAGCAGGTCACCGCGTTCTGTCCCGGTGACGGTGCCATCTCGTTCATCGACGAGCACGACGAGGTCACCATCGCCGGCATCGGCGGCGCGAAGGGCCGCGCGATGGGCGACCTCTCCGGTGTCAACTACAAGGTCGAGAAGGTGAACGGCGTCTCCCTGATCGAACTCGTCCGCGGGAACGCGGAGAAACCCGTCCGATAA
- a CDS encoding NusA-like transcription termination signal-binding factor has translation MRVTLSDEARRLVALFEDETDVAARDCLVDDEFDRVVFVVPAGEMGKAIGPDGKHVKRMERQLDRDVELVEGADRAADFVANALAPAAVYNVTVSENGDRIAYAEVDSADRGVAIGTEGRTIRRARELAQRHFDIDDIELT, from the coding sequence ATGCGGGTCACGCTGTCGGACGAGGCACGTCGGCTGGTCGCGCTGTTCGAGGACGAAACCGACGTGGCGGCCCGGGACTGCCTCGTCGACGACGAGTTCGACCGCGTGGTGTTCGTCGTGCCGGCCGGCGAGATGGGGAAGGCCATCGGTCCGGACGGCAAGCACGTCAAGCGGATGGAGCGCCAGCTGGACCGCGACGTGGAGCTGGTCGAGGGGGCCGACCGGGCCGCCGACTTCGTGGCGAACGCGCTCGCCCCCGCCGCCGTCTACAACGTGACCGTCAGCGAGAACGGCGACCGTATCGCGTACGCCGAGGTCGACTCGGCCGACCGCGGGGTCGCCATCGGCACCGAGGGCCGGACTATCCGGCGGGCCCGAGAACTGGCCCAGCGACACTTCGATATCGACGATATCGAGTTGACCTGA
- a CDS encoding aminotransferase class V-fold PLP-dependent enzyme — protein MATQDVTPLDVERIRADFPILEREIDGQQLVYLDNAATSQTPERVIDAISDYYREYNANVHRGIHQLSQEASIAYEEAHDRVAEFVGADGREEIVFTGNTTEAMNTVGYAWGLNELGPGDEVVLTEMEHHASLVTWQQIAKLTGAECKYIPITDEGYLDMEAAAELITDDTEMVSVVHVSNTLGTVNPVSELADIAHDHDSLIFVDGAQSVPHQPVDVEAMDCDFFAFSGHKMCGPTGIGALYGKEHILEEMEPYSYGGDMILKVTFEDSQWNELPWKFEAGTPNIADGIAFAEACDYLDDIGLERIHRHGQQLAEYAYDRLTEWDDVEVYGPPGDDRAGLVAFNLETTHAHDLSSILNDYAVAIRAGDHCTQPLHDVLGTAASARASFYLYNTREEVDALVEAIDEARQLFA, from the coding sequence ATGGCAACGCAGGACGTTACCCCGCTGGACGTCGAGCGCATCCGGGCGGACTTCCCCATCCTGGAGCGTGAGATCGACGGCCAGCAGCTCGTCTACCTCGACAACGCGGCCACCTCGCAGACGCCCGAGCGCGTCATCGACGCCATCAGCGACTACTACCGCGAGTACAACGCCAACGTCCACCGCGGCATCCACCAGCTCTCCCAGGAGGCCTCCATCGCTTACGAGGAGGCCCACGACCGGGTCGCGGAGTTCGTCGGCGCCGACGGCCGCGAGGAGATCGTCTTCACAGGGAACACGACGGAGGCCATGAACACCGTCGGCTACGCCTGGGGGCTCAACGAACTCGGTCCCGGCGATGAGGTGGTGCTGACGGAGATGGAGCATCACGCCTCACTGGTGACGTGGCAGCAGATCGCGAAGCTGACGGGCGCCGAGTGCAAGTACATCCCCATCACCGACGAGGGCTACCTCGATATGGAGGCCGCCGCGGAGCTCATCACCGACGACACGGAGATGGTGAGCGTCGTCCACGTCTCCAACACGCTCGGGACCGTGAACCCGGTGTCGGAACTCGCGGACATCGCCCACGACCACGACTCGCTCATCTTCGTCGATGGCGCCCAGTCGGTCCCCCACCAGCCGGTCGACGTGGAGGCCATGGACTGTGACTTCTTCGCGTTCTCCGGGCACAAGATGTGTGGCCCCACGGGTATCGGCGCGCTGTACGGCAAGGAGCATATCCTCGAGGAGATGGAGCCGTACAGCTACGGCGGCGACATGATTCTCAAGGTCACCTTCGAGGACTCGCAGTGGAACGAACTCCCCTGGAAGTTCGAGGCCGGCACCCCCAACATCGCCGACGGCATCGCCTTCGCCGAGGCGTGTGACTACCTCGACGACATCGGCCTCGAACGCATCCACCGCCATGGGCAACAGCTCGCGGAGTACGCCTACGACCGCCTGACCGAGTGGGACGATGTCGAGGTGTACGGGCCGCCGGGTGACGACCGCGCCGGGCTCGTCGCGTTCAACCTCGAGACCACCCACGCCCACGACCTCTCCAGCATCCTCAACGACTACGCCGTCGCCATCCGCGCTGGCGACCACTGTACCCAGCCGCTCCACGACGTGCTGGGCACGGCTGCGTCCGCGCGAGCCTCGTTCTACCTCTACAACACCCGCGAGGAGGTCGACGCGCTCGTGGAGGCGATCGACGAGGCCCGGCAGCTGTTCGCCTGA
- the cdd gene encoding cytidine deaminase → MTTDDELVARAREACDRAYAPYSGYDVGAALRTRDGTVFRGCNVEMVTFTNTIHAESGALGAAVAAGHREFDAVAVSSAERDGVTPCGLCRQTLAELCDDDLRVLCDVGDGIEEWTLGELLPGAMSGDEVPTDEDSE, encoded by the coding sequence ATGACCACCGACGACGAACTCGTTGCCCGGGCGCGTGAGGCATGCGACCGGGCGTACGCCCCCTACTCGGGGTACGACGTGGGCGCTGCGCTCCGTACCCGTGACGGCACAGTCTTCCGTGGCTGCAACGTCGAGATGGTCACGTTCACCAACACCATCCACGCCGAGAGCGGCGCGCTCGGTGCCGCCGTCGCGGCAGGACACCGCGAGTTCGACGCCGTCGCCGTCTCCTCGGCGGAGCGCGACGGCGTCACGCCCTGTGGACTCTGCCGGCAGACGCTCGCCGAGCTCTGCGACGACGACCTCCGGGTGCTCTGTGACGTGGGCGATGGCATCGAAGAGTGGACGCTCGGCGAGCTCCTGCCGGGCGCGATGTCCGGCGACGAGGTCCCCACGGACGAGGACAGCGAATAG
- a CDS encoding signal recognition particle protein Srp54: MVLDNLGSSLRGSLEKLRGQSRLSEEDVEEIVKEIQRALIQADVDIALVQALSDDIKERALEEEPPAGTTARDHILRIVYEELVALVGDSTEIPLEPQTIVLAGLQGSGKTTTAAKMAWWFSKKGLRPAVIQTDTFRPGAYDQAKQMTERAEVDFYGDPDEEDPVKIARDGLEKTQDADVRIVDTSGRSGLNEELVDELEEIEAEVNPDHNLLVLDAAIGQGAKDQAKAFGDAVGIDGVVITKLDGTAKGGGALAAVDQTNSTIAFLGTGEEVQDIERFEPSGFISRLLGMGDLKQLTERVERAMEETGEEDDDWDPEDLMEGEFTLHDMRKQMNAMNKMGPLDQVMDMIPGLGGGLMDQLPDDAMDVTQDRMRNFEVVMDSMTEEELQQPRSIGKSQVERIARGSGQGEEVVRELLEQHKMMARMLKQFQGMGDGDMQRMMKQMQGGGGGGGGGMGGMGPFGD, encoded by the coding sequence ATGGTACTCGACAATCTCGGCTCCTCGCTGCGCGGCTCCCTCGAGAAGCTCCGGGGGCAGTCCCGTCTGAGCGAGGAGGACGTCGAGGAGATCGTCAAGGAGATCCAGCGGGCGCTCATCCAGGCCGACGTCGACATCGCGCTGGTCCAGGCGCTGTCGGACGACATCAAGGAGCGCGCGCTGGAGGAGGAGCCACCCGCCGGCACCACGGCGCGCGACCACATCCTCCGCATCGTCTACGAGGAACTGGTCGCACTCGTCGGCGACTCCACGGAGATTCCCCTCGAACCGCAGACCATCGTCCTCGCCGGCCTCCAGGGGTCGGGGAAGACCACGACGGCCGCGAAGATGGCGTGGTGGTTCTCGAAGAAGGGCCTGCGGCCGGCGGTCATCCAGACCGACACCTTCCGCCCGGGCGCGTACGACCAGGCCAAGCAGATGACCGAGCGGGCGGAGGTCGACTTCTACGGCGACCCCGACGAGGAGGACCCCGTGAAGATCGCCCGAGACGGCCTCGAGAAGACCCAGGACGCCGACGTCCGCATCGTCGACACCTCCGGTCGCTCCGGTCTGAACGAGGAACTCGTCGACGAACTGGAGGAGATCGAGGCCGAGGTCAACCCGGACCACAACCTGCTCGTGCTGGACGCCGCTATCGGCCAGGGCGCGAAGGACCAGGCGAAGGCGTTCGGCGACGCGGTCGGCATCGACGGCGTCGTCATCACCAAACTGGACGGGACGGCGAAGGGTGGTGGCGCGCTCGCCGCGGTCGACCAGACGAACTCCACCATCGCCTTCCTCGGTACGGGGGAGGAGGTGCAGGACATCGAGCGGTTCGAGCCGTCGGGGTTCATCTCTCGGCTGCTCGGGATGGGCGATCTGAAGCAGCTCACCGAACGCGTCGAGCGCGCGATGGAGGAGACGGGGGAGGAGGACGACGACTGGGACCCCGAGGACCTGATGGAGGGGGAGTTCACCCTCCACGACATGCGCAAGCAGATGAACGCGATGAACAAGATGGGCCCGCTCGACCAGGTGATGGACATGATTCCGGGGCTGGGCGGCGGGCTGATGGACCAGCTTCCCGACGACGCGATGGACGTCACCCAGGACCGGATGCGCAACTTCGAGGTCGTGATGGACTCGATGACCGAGGAGGAACTCCAGCAGCCCCGCTCCATCGGCAAGTCGCAGGTCGAGCGCATCGCCCGCGGCTCCGGCCAGGGGGAGGAGGTCGTCCGCGAACTCCTCGAACAGCACAAGATGATGGCCCGGATGCTCAAGCAGTTCCAGGGGATGGGCGATGGCGACATGCAGCGGATGATGAAGCAGATGCAGGGCGGCGGCGGTGGCGGCGGTGGCGGTATGGGCGGGATGGGGCCGTTCGGGGACTGA